A region of Aphanothece sacrum FPU1 DNA encodes the following proteins:
- the mutS gene encoding DNA mismatch repair protein MutS has translation MTNYSESNPTSNIATSKSPHTDYRHLDFDKLTPMNQHYVTVKKQYPNALLMYRVGDFFECFFQDAVTISQELEIALTSKEGGKEIGRVAMTGVPHHALDRYSRLLVEKGYALAICDQVEDSAQAAAEGRMVERKITKLLTPGTLTDEGMLTAKRNNFLAAIVIAGEHWGLAYADISTGEFFTTQSQELSNLNLELLRLQPSEILIPTNAPDINSLLRPGEKSDYLNNNLPDCFCYSLRSQTSFTLNEAKPRLLITFGVRSLEGMGCEHLPLAIRAAGGLLEYLEDTQKAHQVPLQALRTYNQVDFLILDHQTRRNLEITQTIRDGSFHGSLLWALDRTCTPMGGRALRRWLLEPLLSIKGIIARQDTIQELNDNPSLRQDLRQLLRHIYDLERITGRVGAGTANARDLLSLAESLVKLTELSQLARLGTSPYLKALQTIPPELEQLGKHVVNHLVETPPLHLKDGGVIRDGINSDLDMMRHRLKDDHQWLANLEITERQRTGVSNLKVGYNKTFGYYISLPRSKAEQAPDNYVRKQTLTNEERYITSELKERENRILTAEDDLNKLEYEIFVELRLEVAQKGQQIRHIAKAVAAIDVLGGLAEVAVFQGYCRPQIMEGRQIEIIEGRHPVVEQSLAVGLFVPNSTRLGNSKTEDTPDLIILTGPNASGKSCYLRQVGLIQLMAQTGSFIPATSAKLGISDRIFTRVGAVDDLATGQSTFMVEMNETANILNHGTNKSLILLDEIGRGTATFDGLSIAWAVAEYLATEIQGRTIFATHYHELNELASILSNVANYQVTVQELAHEIIFLHQVRPGGADKSYGIEAGRLAGLPPSVITRAKQVMNQIEKHSKIALGLRKGIKKVNPVKDTKTKGELIEQLDIFGDN, from the coding sequence ATGACTAATTATTCAGAATCAAATCCCACCTCAAACATTGCCACCAGTAAATCTCCTCATACAGATTATCGTCACCTTGATTTTGATAAACTCACACCAATGAATCAACATTATGTGACGGTAAAAAAACAATATCCCAATGCTTTATTAATGTATCGGGTGGGAGATTTTTTTGAATGTTTTTTTCAGGATGCTGTCACCATTTCTCAGGAATTAGAAATAGCTTTAACCAGTAAAGAAGGAGGTAAAGAAATTGGACGAGTTGCTATGACAGGGGTTCCTCATCATGCCTTAGATCGTTACAGTCGTTTATTAGTAGAAAAAGGTTATGCCCTGGCTATTTGTGATCAAGTAGAAGATTCTGCTCAAGCTGCTGCTGAAGGGCGAATGGTAGAACGAAAAATCACTAAACTTTTAACTCCAGGAACCCTAACAGATGAGGGTATGTTAACAGCAAAACGTAATAACTTTTTAGCGGCAATTGTTATAGCTGGAGAACATTGGGGTTTAGCTTATGCTGACATTTCTACCGGAGAGTTTTTCACTACTCAATCTCAAGAATTATCGAATCTAAATTTAGAATTACTACGCTTACAACCTTCAGAAATTTTAATTCCTACTAATGCCCCTGATATTAATAGTTTACTCCGTCCTGGGGAAAAATCAGACTATTTGAACAATAACTTACCCGACTGTTTTTGTTATTCCTTGCGATCGCAAACTTCTTTTACTTTAAATGAAGCCAAACCGAGACTTTTAATTACCTTTGGAGTTCGTTCTTTAGAAGGGATGGGATGTGAACATTTACCCCTAGCTATACGTGCTGCTGGAGGATTATTAGAATACTTGGAAGATACCCAAAAAGCTCATCAAGTTCCCTTACAAGCTTTACGAACTTATAATCAAGTTGACTTCCTTATTTTAGACCATCAAACTAGACGTAATTTAGAAATTACTCAAACTATAAGAGATGGCAGTTTTCATGGTTCTTTATTATGGGCATTAGATAGAACTTGTACACCCATGGGAGGACGAGCATTACGTCGTTGGTTGTTAGAACCTTTGCTTAGTATTAAAGGAATTATTGCCCGACAAGATACCATTCAAGAGTTAAATGATAATCCTTCTTTACGACAAGATTTACGTCAACTACTCCGACATATTTATGACTTAGAAAGAATTACGGGGAGAGTAGGGGCAGGAACAGCTAATGCCAGGGATTTATTATCTTTAGCTGAGTCCTTAGTTAAGTTAACTGAATTATCACAATTAGCCAGATTAGGAACTTCTCCCTATTTAAAAGCATTACAAACTATTCCCCCTGAATTAGAACAGTTAGGTAAGCACGTTGTTAACCATTTAGTAGAAACTCCTCCCTTACATTTAAAAGATGGGGGAGTCATTCGAGATGGTATTAATTCCGACTTAGATATGATGCGTCATCGTCTCAAAGATGATCATCAATGGTTAGCTAATTTAGAAATAACAGAAAGACAGAGAACGGGAGTGTCTAATCTTAAAGTTGGCTATAATAAAACCTTTGGTTATTATATAAGTTTACCTCGCAGTAAAGCAGAACAAGCCCCTGATAATTACGTCCGTAAACAAACCTTAACTAACGAAGAACGTTACATTACATCTGAATTAAAAGAACGAGAAAATCGTATTTTAACTGCCGAAGATGACCTTAATAAATTAGAATACGAAATTTTTGTAGAATTACGTTTAGAAGTCGCTCAAAAAGGTCAACAAATTCGCCATATTGCCAAAGCAGTTGCTGCTATTGATGTCTTAGGAGGATTAGCAGAAGTAGCAGTTTTTCAAGGGTATTGTCGTCCTCAAATTATGGAAGGAAGACAAATCGAAATCATTGAAGGTAGACATCCTGTTGTCGAACAATCTTTAGCCGTCGGATTATTTGTTCCTAACTCAACTCGTCTCGGTAATTCTAAAACTGAAGATACACCGGATTTAATTATTTTAACAGGGCCAAATGCTAGTGGAAAAAGCTGTTATTTGAGACAAGTGGGACTAATCCAATTAATGGCACAAACAGGCAGTTTTATTCCGGCAACCTCCGCTAAATTAGGCATTAGCGATCGCATTTTTACTCGTGTAGGTGCAGTGGATGATTTAGCTACCGGACAATCAACTTTTATGGTAGAAATGAATGAGACAGCTAATATTCTCAATCATGGCACCAATAAATCATTAATCTTACTGGATGAAATTGGCAGAGGAACCGCCACATTTGACGGACTTTCTATTGCTTGGGCCGTGGCAGAATATTTAGCCACAGAAATCCAAGGAAGAACGATTTTTGCTACTCATTACCATGAATTAAATGAACTTGCGTCTATTCTTTCTAATGTGGCTAATTATCAAGTCACGGTACAAGAATTAGCTCATGAAATTATTTTCTTACATCAAGTTCGTCCCGGAGGTGCAGATAAATCTTATGGCATCGAAGCAGGAAGATTAGCAGGTTTACCACCCTCGGTAATTACTCGCGCTAAACAAGTGATGAATCAGATTGAAAAACATAGTAAAATTGCGTTAGGATTACGAAAAGGTATCAAAAAAGTTAATCCTGTCAAGGACACAAAAACAAAAGGAGAATTAATAGAACAGTTAGATATTTTTGGAGATAATTAA
- a CDS encoding DNA-directed RNA polymerase subunit gamma: protein MKGPTDQRFDYVKIGLASPERIRQWGERSLPNGVVVGEVTKPETINYRTLKPEMDGLFCERIFGPSKDWECWCGKYKRVRHRGIVCERCGVEVTESRVRRHRMGFIKLAAPVTHVWYLKGIPSYLSILLDMALRDVEQIVYFNAYVVLDPGNASNLSYKQLLTEDQWIEIEDQIYAEDSELSGIEVGIGAEALQRLLEEINLEEVAEKLREEILESKGQKRAKLIKRLRVIDNFVATGSRPDWMVLNVIPVIPPDLRPMVQLDGGRFATSDLNDLYRRVINRNNRLSRLQEILAPEIIVRNEKRMLQEAVDALIDNGRRGRTVVGANNRPLKSLSDIIEGKQGRFRQNLLGKRVDYSGRSVIVVGPKLKIYQCGLPREMAIELFQPFVIHRLIRLGLVNNIKAAKKLIVRGDPSVWGVLDEVITGHPVLLNRAPTLHRLGIQSFEPILVEGRAIQLHPLVCPAFNADFDGDQMAVHVPLSLESQCEARLLMLACHNILSPATGRPIVAPSQDMVLGCYYLTAENPKAQKGGGSYFGSVNDALYAYQQGAVDLHAYIWLRYQGDVTTDKPDNEVLKTETLEDGSVMKYYRQRKLREKDGEVIVQYIKTTLGRIIYNKTIEEALASV, encoded by the coding sequence ATGAAAGGACCAACAGATCAACGGTTTGACTATGTAAAAATTGGCTTAGCTTCTCCCGAACGCATCCGTCAATGGGGAGAAAGAAGTCTACCCAACGGAGTTGTAGTCGGAGAAGTGACCAAACCCGAAACCATCAACTACCGAACCCTCAAACCCGAAATGGACGGGCTATTTTGTGAACGAATTTTTGGCCCCTCCAAAGACTGGGAATGTTGGTGCGGTAAGTACAAACGAGTACGTCACCGAGGGATCGTTTGCGAACGATGCGGAGTAGAAGTTACCGAGTCCCGTGTTCGTCGTCATCGCATGGGTTTCATCAAATTAGCGGCCCCCGTTACCCATGTTTGGTATCTCAAAGGCATTCCTAGCTATCTGAGTATCTTGTTAGATATGGCCCTACGGGATGTAGAACAGATAGTGTACTTTAACGCTTATGTGGTTCTCGACCCAGGAAATGCCAGTAATTTGAGTTATAAGCAACTCCTGACAGAAGATCAATGGATTGAAATTGAGGATCAAATATACGCCGAAGACTCGGAACTGTCGGGTATTGAGGTCGGTATTGGGGCCGAAGCTTTACAACGTCTTCTTGAAGAAATTAATTTAGAAGAAGTGGCCGAAAAACTGCGGGAAGAAATTCTTGAAAGTAAAGGACAGAAGCGGGCTAAGCTGATTAAACGCCTACGAGTGATTGATAATTTTGTAGCTACAGGTTCCCGACCAGATTGGATGGTATTAAACGTTATTCCGGTGATTCCCCCTGATTTACGCCCGATGGTGCAATTAGATGGGGGTCGGTTTGCCACTTCTGACCTTAATGATTTATATCGACGGGTGATCAACCGTAATAACCGTTTGTCTCGTCTTCAAGAAATTCTAGCCCCAGAAATTATCGTCCGTAATGAAAAACGGATGTTACAAGAAGCAGTGGATGCTTTAATTGATAATGGACGACGGGGCCGGACAGTGGTAGGGGCTAATAATCGTCCCCTCAAGTCACTTTCTGACATTATTGAAGGAAAACAAGGTCGTTTCCGTCAAAACCTCTTAGGTAAACGGGTAGACTATTCTGGACGTTCGGTTATTGTGGTGGGGCCAAAACTCAAGATTTATCAATGTGGTTTACCCCGTGAAATGGCTATTGAGTTGTTCCAACCCTTTGTTATTCACCGTTTAATTCGTTTGGGTTTGGTCAATAATATTAAAGCCGCCAAAAAATTGATTGTTCGCGGTGATCCCAGCGTTTGGGGTGTTCTTGATGAAGTGATTACGGGACATCCTGTATTACTCAACCGCGCCCCTACTTTACACCGTTTAGGGATTCAATCCTTTGAACCTATTTTAGTCGAAGGACGAGCCATTCAGTTACATCCTTTGGTCTGTCCGGCGTTTAATGCTGACTTTGACGGGGATCAAATGGCGGTTCACGTTCCCTTATCTTTAGAATCTCAATGTGAGGCCCGTTTATTAATGTTGGCCTGTCACAACATCTTATCTCCAGCGACGGGTAGACCCATTGTTGCGCCTTCTCAGGATATGGTATTAGGCTGTTATTATCTCACCGCAGAAAACCCGAAAGCACAAAAAGGCGGGGGTTCTTATTTTGGCAGTGTTAATGATGCTCTTTATGCTTATCAACAGGGTGCTGTTGATTTACACGCTTATATCTGGTTACGCTATCAAGGCGATGTGACAACGGATAAACCGGATAATGAGGTTCTCAAGACGGAAACTTTAGAGGACGGTAGTGTGATGAAATACTATCGTCAACGGAAACTTCGCGAAAAAGATGGGGAAGTAATCGTCCAATATATTAAAACAACTCTAGGGCGAATTATTTACAATAAGACCATTGAAGAAGCGTTAGCTTCTGTCTGA
- a CDS encoding class I SAM-dependent methyltransferase has protein sequence MMVKPIIKKILRKLPYLKDIFAKADQRDILMKALFVPPGHFYSPIPSLEEIKLNEAKIFDIFPQEIPGINLQQQEQLNLLNIFQAYYDEQPFKQQKTEGLRYYFENDYYSYSDGIFLYCMMRYAQPQKIIEIGSGFSSCVMLDTNELFLDKKVSCTFIEPYPERLLSLVGDEEGNNYTLIKQKLQDIDLQFFQQLSNNDILFIDSTHVAKTNSDVNYIFFEILPSLKSGVLIHIHDIFYPFEYPKSWIIQEKRAWNEVYMLRAFLQYNNNFKIELFNNFLTLFFADFFQEKMPLCQKNTGGSIWLRKIQ, from the coding sequence ATGATGGTTAAACCAATTATTAAAAAAATTCTTAGAAAATTACCTTATCTCAAGGATATTTTTGCTAAAGCTGATCAAAGAGATATTTTGATGAAGGCTTTATTTGTGCCTCCTGGACATTTTTATTCCCCTATTCCTTCTCTTGAAGAAATTAAACTGAATGAGGCTAAAATTTTTGATATTTTTCCTCAAGAAATACCTGGTATCAATCTACAGCAACAAGAACAATTAAATTTATTAAATATTTTTCAAGCTTATTATGATGAACAACCTTTTAAACAGCAGAAAACAGAAGGTTTAAGATATTATTTTGAGAACGACTATTATAGTTATTCTGATGGTATTTTTCTTTATTGTATGATGAGATATGCCCAGCCTCAAAAAATAATCGAAATTGGCTCAGGTTTCTCCTCTTGTGTCATGTTAGATACCAACGAATTATTTTTAGATAAAAAAGTTTCTTGTACTTTCATTGAACCTTATCCTGAGCGACTTTTATCTCTGGTAGGAGATGAAGAAGGCAATAACTATACTCTCATTAAACAGAAACTACAAGACATTGATTTACAGTTTTTTCAGCAATTATCAAATAATGATATCCTGTTTATTGATTCTACTCATGTTGCCAAAACAAATAGTGATGTTAATTATATCTTTTTTGAGATACTTCCTTCACTTAAATCTGGGGTATTAATCCATATTCATGATATTTTTTATCCTTTTGAATATCCCAAATCATGGATAATACAAGAAAAAAGAGCTTGGAATGAAGTTTATATGCTCAGAGCATTTTTACAATATAATAATAACTTTAAAATAGAATTATTTAATAATTTTTTGACGTTATTTTTTGCTGATTTTTTTCAAGAAAAAATGCCTTTATGTCAAAAAAATACTGGAGGAAGTATTTGGTTAAGAAAAATTCAATAA
- a CDS encoding L-lactate dehydrogenase, with amino-acid sequence MFDRIFTSSSESGKPSLLRPRKGVIIGVGQVGMACAYSLLIQDCFDELILQDIAEDKVEGEVLDLIHGMSFLPPTDLKGGTLKNEGKDADMVIITAGAAQKPGESRLELVGRNVNIFKSILADVVKYCPNAILLIVSNPVDIMTYATLKLTGFPKARVIGSGTILDTGRFRSLLGKKFNIDPRSVHGYILGEHGDSEFPVWSLANIGGAKLIPGEWEDLPISEQNELNSVFEEVKNAAYQIIKLKGYTSYAIGLAVTDIVKAILRSQERILTVSSLINGLYGVEDICLSLPTVINEKGILKTVNLSLNEQEQAQLLNSAKVLKEVCDQLKF; translated from the coding sequence ATGTTTGATCGCATTTTTACCTCTAGTTCTGAATCTGGAAAACCTAGCCTTCTTCGTCCCCGTAAAGGTGTAATTATTGGTGTGGGACAAGTAGGAATGGCCTGTGCTTATTCTCTTTTAATTCAAGATTGTTTTGACGAATTAATCTTACAAGATATTGCCGAAGATAAGGTAGAAGGAGAAGTCTTAGACTTGATTCACGGAATGTCTTTTTTACCTCCAACAGACCTTAAAGGGGGAACTCTGAAAAATGAGGGTAAAGATGCTGATATGGTTATTATTACAGCAGGAGCAGCACAAAAACCAGGAGAAAGTCGTTTAGAATTAGTCGGTCGTAATGTTAATATCTTCAAAAGTATTTTAGCTGATGTTGTGAAATATTGCCCTAATGCTATTTTATTAATTGTTAGTAACCCTGTCGATATTATGACCTATGCTACTCTAAAATTAACAGGTTTTCCTAAAGCGAGAGTTATTGGTTCAGGAACGATATTAGATACGGGTAGATTTCGCTCTTTATTAGGCAAAAAATTTAATATTGATCCTCGTAGTGTTCATGGTTATATTTTAGGGGAACATGGAGATAGTGAATTTCCGGTTTGGAGTTTGGCTAATATTGGAGGAGCAAAACTTATTCCTGGAGAGTGGGAAGATTTACCCATTTCTGAACAAAATGAGTTAAATTCAGTTTTTGAAGAAGTTAAAAATGCCGCTTATCAAATTATTAAACTTAAGGGTTATACTTCCTATGCTATTGGGTTAGCTGTTACCGATATTGTGAAGGCTATTTTACGTTCTCAAGAACGCATTTTAACTGTGAGTAGTTTAATTAATGGTTTATATGGGGTGGAGGATATTTGTTTAAGTTTACCGACAGTTATTAATGAAAAAGGAATTCTTAAAACGGTTAATTTATCTTTGAACGAACAAGAACAAGCACAATTATTAAATTCTGCTAAAGTTCTAAAAGAAGTATGTGATCAACTTAAATTTTAA
- the ilvN gene encoding acetolactate synthase small subunit yields MKHTLSVLVEDEAGVLTRIAGLFARRGFNIESLAVGPAEQVGISRITMVVPGDENSIEQLTKQLYKLINVLKVNDITQIPCVERELMLVKVNAIAANRAEVIELAQVFRARIVDIAEESVTIEVVGDPGKLVAIVQMLNKFGIREVARTGKIALTRESGVNTEYLKSLEAKV; encoded by the coding sequence ATGAAACACACACTCTCTGTTTTAGTTGAAGATGAGGCCGGAGTCTTAACCCGCATTGCTGGTTTATTTGCCCGTCGTGGGTTCAATATTGAAAGTTTGGCGGTAGGGCCTGCTGAACAAGTGGGCATATCCCGGATTACAATGGTAGTGCCAGGGGATGAGAATAGTATTGAACAGTTGACCAAGCAACTCTATAAGCTGATCAATGTCCTCAAAGTTAATGATATCACTCAAATTCCTTGTGTGGAACGGGAATTAATGTTAGTTAAGGTCAATGCGATTGCTGCTAACCGGGCTGAAGTTATCGAATTAGCTCAGGTTTTCCGCGCTAGAATTGTGGATATTGCTGAAGAAAGTGTCACTATAGAAGTAGTGGGCGATCCTGGTAAATTAGTCGCTATTGTTCAGATGTTGAATAAGTTTGGTATTCGAGAAGTAGCGCGAACAGGTAAAATTGCCCTAACTCGTGAATCTGGGGTCAATACGGAATATCTGAAGTCTCTAGAAGCTAAGGTTTAA
- a CDS encoding CHAT domain-containing protein has protein sequence MASVPPSEIPQIQTQPEEQAKEWYRQGQLKQAIELWQKIAQDYEKQGDKLNQGRILSNLALAYSQVGAWELAQTAMTQSLDLLQKQTLATPNQTRLPILAEALNVQGTLFLAKGDTLDALSTWEQATATYRQVGDELGLFRTQINQSRALQGLGLYRPACEKLVKLLLKNSLSCQNIDLQSLKPLFTDSLSPLQREGLLSLASVLRQLDGVDTSRWILEQLLDKLPQEDKVASIWLNLGQTLQMQGEIEEAQKSYQMAIAVSSRGEIQLKSQLAQLYLLEIKGEWQSIPDIIEAIEQNIAILPVNKTKIDAQLNLGQRLIEQANINVYSQIKLYWQLIENKITQARQEAQKIGYARGETYALGNLGELYETLALAKLCQKKPISSENCRQAYQFQDREKLTLNSSQLWLKAQQLTEQALMQSQALQAPEMIYLWQWQLGRIWGASGRKEEAIKAYLAAVNTLKSVTADLGANREFQLSFQDKIEPVYRELLGLLLPKNNNELVSEDNLNEARQQIEALQIAELNNFFRSICVESQPVDVDKIDISAAILYPIILSDRLVVLLSIPNQPLQVYVTSIDKKELEKVVEQLRYTIVIRSQREFYDYGQQVYQWLIKPFIQQLENAEIKTLVFVPDGVFRNIPMATLYDGKQYLIEKYRVALTPGLTLLSPEALQKKGLNTLFAGLTEIAEKPGLTPLLFVNEELDAVRSQVTSTVLLNQQFTLTDLQQTLQYNSFTIVHFATHGQFSSQFKDTFILTWNSLINILELEELLQKNDIKGTKPIELLILSACETATGDRQAALGLAGFSVRAGARSTIATLWSVNDQASAALMDQFYRQLATQNVSKAEALRKAQLALLKNRWYRHPFYWSPYILVGNWL, from the coding sequence ATGGCTTCTGTACCTCCTTCTGAAATCCCTCAAATCCAGACCCAACCAGAAGAACAAGCTAAAGAATGGTATCGTCAAGGACAGTTAAAACAAGCTATTGAACTATGGCAAAAAATAGCTCAGGACTACGAAAAACAAGGCGATAAACTCAATCAAGGGCGAATTTTGAGTAATTTAGCCTTAGCTTATTCTCAAGTGGGTGCATGGGAACTTGCACAAACTGCCATGACTCAAAGTTTAGACCTACTGCAAAAACAAACCCTAGCCACCCCAAATCAGACTCGTTTACCCATTTTAGCAGAAGCGTTAAACGTTCAGGGAACCTTATTTTTAGCTAAAGGAGACACTTTAGATGCTTTATCCACTTGGGAACAAGCAACCGCTACCTATAGACAAGTAGGAGACGAATTAGGGCTTTTTCGCACCCAAATCAATCAATCAAGGGCATTACAAGGGTTGGGACTGTATCGACCCGCTTGTGAGAAACTGGTCAAGTTATTGCTAAAAAATAGCTTAAGTTGTCAAAATATAGACCTTCAGTCCCTTAAACCTCTATTTACTGATTCTTTGTCTCCCTTACAACGGGAAGGTTTGCTAAGTTTAGCCTCTGTGTTGCGTCAACTGGATGGGGTAGATACTTCTAGGTGGATTTTAGAGCAATTATTAGATAAGTTACCGCAAGAAGATAAAGTGGCTTCTATTTGGCTTAATTTAGGGCAAACGTTACAAATGCAGGGAGAAATTGAGGAAGCTCAAAAAAGTTATCAAATGGCGATCGCCGTTTCCTCTAGGGGTGAGATTCAATTAAAATCCCAACTCGCTCAACTGTATTTATTAGAGATAAAAGGAGAATGGCAGAGTATACCAGATATTATAGAAGCAATTGAGCAAAATATAGCAATTTTACCTGTTAATAAAACAAAAATTGATGCTCAACTTAATTTAGGTCAAAGGTTAATAGAACAAGCAAATATAAACGTTTATAGTCAAATTAAACTATATTGGCAGTTAATAGAAAATAAAATAACTCAGGCTCGACAAGAAGCTCAAAAGATTGGTTATGCGCGGGGGGAAACTTACGCATTAGGAAATTTAGGGGAACTATATGAAACATTGGCTTTAGCTAAACTATGTCAAAAAAAGCCGATTTCTAGTGAAAATTGTCGTCAAGCTTATCAATTCCAAGATAGGGAAAAATTAACATTAAATTCATCTCAACTTTGGCTAAAAGCTCAACAATTAACCGAACAAGCTTTGATGCAATCTCAGGCATTACAAGCACCAGAAATGATCTATTTATGGCAATGGCAACTAGGGAGAATTTGGGGGGCTTCTGGACGCAAAGAGGAGGCAATAAAAGCCTATTTAGCAGCAGTTAATACCCTCAAAAGTGTCACGGCTGATTTAGGGGCAAATCGAGAATTTCAGTTATCATTTCAAGATAAAATTGAACCTGTTTATCGGGAGTTATTGGGGTTATTATTACCAAAAAATAATAATGAATTAGTCTCCGAAGATAATTTAAACGAAGCTAGACAACAAATTGAAGCTTTACAAATTGCTGAATTAAATAATTTCTTTCGTTCTATTTGTGTTGAAAGTCAACCCGTTGATGTAGATAAAATTGATATTTCAGCCGCTATTTTATATCCCATTATTTTAAGCGATCGCTTAGTAGTTTTATTAAGTATTCCTAATCAACCTTTACAGGTTTATGTTACCTCTATAGACAAAAAAGAATTAGAAAAAGTTGTCGAACAATTACGTTATACTATTGTGATTCGTAGTCAAAGGGAATTTTATGACTATGGACAACAAGTTTATCAATGGTTAATTAAGCCTTTTATTCAACAATTAGAAAACGCAGAGATTAAAACCTTAGTATTTGTTCCTGATGGAGTATTTCGTAATATTCCCATGGCTACTTTATATGATGGTAAACAATATTTAATAGAAAAATATCGAGTAGCTTTAACACCTGGACTGACGTTACTTTCTCCTGAAGCGTTACAAAAAAAAGGTTTAAATACCCTATTTGCTGGATTAACAGAAATTGCCGAAAAACCAGGGTTAACCCCTTTATTATTTGTCAATGAAGAATTAGATGCAGTTCGCTCTCAAGTAACTAGTACCGTTTTGCTTAATCAACAATTTACCTTAACTGATTTACAGCAAACTTTGCAATATAATTCCTTTACCATTGTGCATTTTGCCACTCATGGTCAATTTAGTTCCCAATTTAAAGATACCTTTATTTTGACTTGGAATAGTTTGATTAATATTCTCGAATTAGAAGAACTTCTTCAGAAAAATGATATCAAAGGAACTAAACCCATTGAGTTGTTAATATTAAGTGCTTGTGAAACGGCTACGGGCGATCGCCAAGCGGCATTAGGATTAGCAGGATTCTCTGTTCGTGCGGGTGCGAGAAGTACAATTGCAACACTTTGGTCGGTTAATGATCAAGCTTCGGCTGCTTTAATGGATCAATTTTATCGTCAATTAGCTACTCAAAATGTCTCAAAAGCAGAAGCTCTTAGAAAAGCACAATTAGCATTATTAAAAAACCGTTGGTATCGTCATCCTTTTTATTGGTCTCCTTATATTTTAGTGGGAAATTGGCTTTAA